The Planktothrix tepida PCC 9214 genomic sequence ACAACGGTATTCGCTTGACAAAAAACCAGATTTGTTAATCCTGCCCCATGGGGTGCGATAATGACTTCAGCTTGCGAAAATAAATCAGCCTGTTCTTGAACTGTCAAGGTTTCTAACTCTATCGATACAAAACCCCATTGATTCAAATACTCTAAGATTTC encodes the following:
- a CDS encoding glycosyltransferase family 61 protein, with translation EILEYLNQWGFVSIELETLTVQEQADLFSQAEVIIAPHGAGLTNLVFCQANTVVVELVSPHYIRPYYWLISQQLGLKHYSIQGEALGCS